The Paenalcaligenes faecalis genome has a window encoding:
- a CDS encoding heavy metal translocating P-type ATPase, with translation MSVEHLSQGCCSGDDHHKTPAGDAAHTHHAHVSSDSCCADATYESVQTVLQAVAGQELTRLRIEQMDCPVEEQLIRKKLAGQEQVVALQFNLMQRQLDVVHRTGYQQELMVAIQHLGMQPVLIDEHVSQHTLSSGSKKKEFIMITASVLLALVAELGVWLDWSAWLIIPFSIFAILLTGGTVYKKGLIALKNRNLNINALMSIAVTGAVLLGEWPEAAMVMSLFALAEYIEARSLDRARRAVDGLLALTPDEVDVLDDLGQWQKKPANTVPAGSRIKVLPGARIGLDGVVELGESAVNQASITGESLAVAKQAGDTLYAGTVNGMGELQYRSSGRYDDSLLARIALSVQQAQQSKAPVQRFVDQFSQVYTPIVTVAAVALALFGPLVFGGTWGDWIYKALVLLVIACPCALVISTPVAVVSALATAARAGLLVKGGLHIERARRLDYLAVDKTGTITAGMPSLQDQYVVDESRRAELISIAQALASRSDHPASIALAQSLPTEAMPREFLSFMAVAGSGVMAELNAEQWRLGKLSWAVEADFEQDAGFKKWYAQWQKNGASFVFLAKEQQLLAAFAIADQLKPGVQQAIADLQGLGVQVEMLSGDNAFAVQHVAEQVGIRHAQGDLMPEDKLQIITQRTQQYALSGMVGDGINDAPALAKADLSFAMGALGSDMAIETADIAIMNDDLAKISYTMRLSTALHHVLVQNISAALGIKLIFLVLAMMGLATMWMAVFADVGASLLVVLNSLRLLKARTGV, from the coding sequence ATGAGTGTTGAACATCTATCACAGGGTTGCTGTTCGGGCGACGATCACCATAAAACGCCTGCGGGAGACGCAGCACATACACATCATGCGCATGTAAGCTCAGACTCATGTTGTGCTGATGCCACCTACGAATCAGTTCAAACCGTATTACAAGCTGTGGCCGGGCAAGAGTTAACCCGTCTGAGGATTGAGCAGATGGATTGCCCAGTAGAGGAGCAATTGATTCGCAAAAAATTAGCAGGTCAAGAGCAAGTGGTGGCTTTGCAATTTAATTTAATGCAACGGCAGTTGGATGTGGTGCATCGTACAGGATACCAACAGGAGTTAATGGTCGCGATCCAGCATTTAGGTATGCAACCTGTGCTGATAGATGAGCATGTCTCTCAACATACTCTGTCATCTGGCTCAAAGAAAAAAGAGTTCATAATGATTACCGCCTCTGTGTTGTTGGCATTGGTAGCAGAGTTAGGTGTGTGGTTGGATTGGAGTGCTTGGCTCATTATTCCATTTTCTATCTTTGCTATTTTACTAACGGGTGGAACTGTTTATAAAAAAGGGCTTATTGCTCTCAAAAATCGTAATTTGAACATTAATGCCTTGATGAGTATTGCCGTGACAGGGGCTGTGCTCTTAGGTGAGTGGCCAGAAGCAGCCATGGTGATGTCTTTATTTGCGCTGGCTGAATACATAGAGGCCCGATCTTTGGACCGAGCTCGTCGTGCTGTAGATGGATTATTAGCATTAACACCCGATGAGGTGGATGTGCTTGACGACTTGGGTCAATGGCAGAAAAAGCCGGCAAATACAGTGCCGGCAGGAAGTAGAATCAAGGTACTGCCAGGCGCCAGAATTGGGTTGGATGGTGTGGTAGAGCTGGGTGAATCTGCAGTGAATCAGGCATCGATTACTGGTGAAAGTTTAGCCGTAGCTAAACAGGCAGGAGACACGCTGTATGCGGGTACGGTGAACGGGATGGGAGAGCTGCAGTATCGTAGCTCAGGCCGCTATGACGACAGCTTGCTGGCGCGTATTGCTTTATCTGTGCAGCAAGCTCAACAGAGTAAAGCACCAGTGCAGCGTTTTGTGGATCAGTTCTCTCAGGTTTATACCCCCATTGTGACGGTAGCCGCTGTTGCATTAGCCTTATTCGGACCATTGGTTTTTGGAGGAACGTGGGGTGATTGGATTTACAAAGCATTAGTGCTGTTAGTAATTGCTTGTCCATGTGCATTGGTTATCTCAACCCCTGTGGCGGTAGTTAGCGCATTGGCCACTGCAGCTCGCGCGGGTCTACTGGTTAAAGGTGGTTTGCATATAGAAAGAGCCCGCAGATTAGATTATTTGGCGGTGGATAAAACAGGCACGATTACAGCGGGTATGCCTAGCTTACAAGATCAATACGTGGTGGATGAGAGCAGACGGGCTGAACTTATTTCAATTGCTCAGGCTTTGGCTAGTCGCTCCGATCATCCTGCTTCCATAGCACTGGCACAGTCCTTGCCTACTGAGGCGATGCCTCGGGAGTTTCTCTCTTTTATGGCTGTGGCAGGGTCAGGCGTGATGGCTGAGCTAAATGCAGAGCAATGGCGTTTAGGTAAACTGAGCTGGGCAGTAGAAGCTGACTTTGAGCAAGATGCTGGATTTAAAAAATGGTATGCGCAATGGCAGAAAAATGGCGCTAGCTTTGTGTTTTTAGCTAAAGAGCAGCAGTTATTAGCGGCCTTTGCAATTGCGGATCAACTCAAGCCGGGGGTACAACAAGCCATTGCTGATTTACAGGGTTTAGGTGTGCAGGTAGAGATGTTGTCAGGAGACAATGCATTTGCTGTACAGCATGTGGCTGAACAGGTTGGCATACGTCATGCTCAAGGTGACTTGATGCCAGAGGATAAATTGCAGATTATCACACAGCGTACGCAACAGTACGCCTTGTCTGGCATGGTAGGAGATGGAATTAATGATGCTCCCGCTTTAGCCAAAGCAGACTTAAGTTTTGCGATGGGAGCATTAGGGTCTGATATGGCGATAGAGACAGCTGATATTGCCATTATGAACGACGACCTAGCCAAAATTTCCTATACCATGCGTCTTTCTACAGCCTTACATCATGTGTTGGTGCAAAATATTAGTGCAGCCTTAGGTATTAAGTTGATTTTCTTGGTGTTAGCGATGATGGGGCTTGCGACCATGTGGATGGCGGTATTTGCTGATGTGGGAGCCAGTCTTCTTGTGGTTTTAAATAGTTTACGGTTGCTAAAAGCGCGTACAGGCGTTTAA
- the flhD gene encoding flagellar transcriptional regulator FlhD codes for MPVLDNSLLSDIQEVNLSYLLLAQRLLRENLAVGMYRLGFDEDVAETVLNLSPAQIIKLSASNTLLCAFRLNDYELLSTLTQNVLGGVLQQAHSTILLSQRATAAAEDTI; via the coding sequence ATGCCCGTTTTAGACAACTCGTTATTGAGCGATATTCAAGAAGTTAATTTGTCCTACTTGCTTTTGGCCCAGCGTTTGTTACGTGAGAATTTAGCGGTAGGCATGTACCGATTAGGTTTTGATGAGGACGTGGCTGAAACGGTTTTAAATTTATCCCCGGCGCAGATAATTAAGTTGTCTGCCTCAAATACATTATTGTGTGCCTTTAGATTAAACGACTATGAGTTGCTGTCTACCCTAACCCAAAATGTATTGGGTGGTGTCTTGCAACAGGCGCACTCAACTATTCTTCTTTCTCAGCGAGCTACAGCTGCTGCAGAAGATACGATTTAA
- the flhC gene encoding flagellar transcriptional regulator FlhC — translation MAIKSVTQEAKDIDLATQMIELGARLQVLQAETSLSYDRLARLYREIRGCSPPKGMLPFSVDWFTTWLPNIHSTILYSIYCYMDQLTPARKTQALIESYKLYLEQANAGRAEGKGDEPVLSFTRAWMLLRFFESGMLQLSECERCGGHFIAHAHDPDKGFVCAICKPPPRAGKTRASKKAKKQVAKTPTLVKAIPNSRLKKSTTGQNLNES, via the coding sequence ATGGCGATTAAAAGCGTAACCCAAGAGGCTAAAGATATTGACTTAGCAACTCAAATGATAGAGTTGGGGGCTAGGCTACAGGTATTGCAAGCCGAGACTTCTCTAAGCTATGATCGGTTAGCACGACTCTACCGAGAAATACGCGGCTGCTCTCCACCTAAAGGGATGCTTCCATTTTCGGTCGATTGGTTCACTACATGGCTTCCGAATATTCACTCTACGATTCTTTATAGCATTTATTGCTACATGGATCAGTTAACGCCTGCTCGTAAGACTCAGGCCTTAATAGAGAGTTATAAGCTTTATCTTGAACAAGCCAATGCGGGTAGAGCCGAAGGGAAAGGAGATGAGCCTGTACTCAGTTTTACTCGTGCGTGGATGCTACTACGCTTTTTTGAAAGTGGGATGTTACAATTGTCCGAATGTGAGCGTTGCGGAGGCCATTTTATTGCGCATGCTCATGATCCGGATAAGGGCTTTGTTTGTGCTATTTGTAAACCGCCTCCTCGTGCTGGAAAAACACGGGCAAGCAAAAAAGCTAAGAAGCAGGTAGCTAAAACGCCTACGCTAGTCAAAGCTATACCAAACAGTAGGCTTAAAAAATCAACAACAGGGCAGAATCTTAACGAGTCATAG
- a CDS encoding glycerol-3-phosphate dehydrogenase/oxidase — MTSRISPLLTDRSQLLDALGRVEQVDLIVIGGGATGLGIAVDASARGLSVVLLESHDFAKGTSSRATKLVHGGVRYLAQGNISLVREALHERTTLLRNAPHLAAPLGFVMPSYKCWETPFYGIGLKAYDTLAGQDGLGATRFLAKRAAAEALPGVRTQGLKGGVMYWDGQFDDARLAIALARTAAANSALLVNYCPVINLLYKEGKVAGVVCEDAESNEKYTLHATCVVNATGVWVDDVRKMDATHQGQTVAPMVSPSQGVHVVVDRAFLPSEHALLVPKTADGRVLFAVPWLGKVILGTTDTPRPDLAREPDAYEQEIEFILSEAANYLAKAPTRADVRSVWVGLRPLVKASTEVGNTKKLSREHTIVHSDSGLVTVTGGKWTTYRAMAEDVLEHCVAHQLLGHLKPSVTKHLRLVGAPTDGSTRNLHALPDVAAYGSESGWVQSLTGAENEILPGLTEAMVRFAVRYEYARTVEDILARRSRWLFLDADKSKEAAARVAEILQEEGVSSCRLSEFLALCNHYQCR, encoded by the coding sequence ATGACTTCAAGAATTTCTCCGTTACTTACTGATAGATCCCAACTTTTGGATGCCCTAGGGCGTGTTGAGCAAGTTGATTTAATTGTAATAGGTGGTGGAGCTACAGGCCTAGGTATTGCCGTGGATGCTTCAGCTCGCGGCCTCTCTGTTGTATTGCTCGAGTCCCATGACTTTGCTAAAGGAACCTCATCCCGAGCCACAAAGCTCGTGCATGGCGGTGTGCGCTATTTAGCTCAAGGGAATATTTCTTTAGTGCGCGAAGCCTTGCATGAGCGTACGACATTATTAAGAAACGCTCCTCATTTAGCAGCCCCTTTGGGCTTTGTTATGCCCTCGTATAAGTGTTGGGAGACCCCTTTTTATGGCATAGGCTTAAAGGCTTATGACACCCTAGCCGGTCAGGATGGGTTGGGGGCAACTCGATTTCTAGCCAAGCGGGCTGCTGCAGAAGCTTTACCCGGGGTACGGACCCAAGGGCTAAAGGGGGGGGTTATGTATTGGGATGGGCAGTTTGACGATGCTCGACTTGCCATTGCTCTAGCACGTACAGCCGCTGCAAATTCTGCGTTATTAGTTAATTACTGCCCTGTTATCAATTTGTTATATAAAGAGGGTAAAGTGGCTGGCGTTGTCTGTGAGGATGCAGAGAGCAATGAGAAATACACCTTGCATGCAACATGTGTAGTTAATGCAACAGGAGTGTGGGTTGATGATGTGCGTAAAATGGATGCCACACATCAAGGGCAAACTGTTGCACCAATGGTTAGTCCAAGTCAAGGGGTGCATGTGGTGGTTGATAGAGCATTTCTGCCCAGTGAGCATGCTCTTTTAGTTCCTAAAACAGCTGATGGCCGGGTGCTTTTTGCGGTTCCTTGGCTAGGTAAGGTCATTTTGGGTACAACAGACACTCCTCGCCCTGACTTAGCGCGCGAGCCTGATGCCTATGAGCAGGAAATTGAGTTTATTTTGTCAGAGGCGGCTAATTATTTAGCTAAAGCGCCCACCCGAGCAGACGTGCGTAGCGTGTGGGTGGGCTTACGTCCATTAGTAAAAGCAAGCACTGAGGTCGGAAATACAAAAAAACTGAGTCGGGAACACACTATTGTTCATAGTGATTCGGGCTTAGTGACTGTGACGGGCGGCAAGTGGACAACATATAGAGCGATGGCTGAGGACGTGCTAGAACACTGTGTTGCTCATCAGCTGCTAGGGCATTTAAAGCCCTCTGTCACTAAGCACTTACGATTAGTTGGTGCTCCAACAGATGGCTCCACTCGAAATTTGCACGCGTTGCCTGATGTGGCTGCGTATGGGTCTGAGTCAGGCTGGGTTCAAAGTTTAACCGGTGCAGAAAATGAAATCTTGCCAGGGCTTACTGAGGCGATGGTGCGTTTTGCTGTGCGCTATGAGTATGCGAGAACGGTAGAGGATATTTTGGCTCGTCGTTCTAGATGGCTGTTTTTAGATGCAGATAAATCAAAAGAGGCCGCAGCGCGTGTGGCGGAAATACTCCAGGAAGAGGGCGTAAGCTCTTGTCGATTATCCGAGTTTTTAGCTCTTTGTAATCACTATCAATGTCGATAG
- the glpK gene encoding glycerol kinase GlpK has translation MTYLLALDQGTSSSRAIVFDQQGQIISSAQQEFPQIYPQSGWVEHDPLAIWSSQLSTAQLALKQQQIPAHQIKAIGITNQRETTLLWDKRNGKPIHNAIVWQDRRSESLCQRLRSAGHEKSVLEKTGLRIDAYFSATKIAWLFEQKPELYDLADQGHLAFGTVDSWLIWQLSKGNSHCTDVSNASRTLLFNIHTQQWDSDLLRLFNIPASILPTVQSSSSHFGMCDADFLGHRIPITGVAGDQQSALFGQACFEPGMAKNTYGTGCFMLMHTGSIIQQSSNGLISTCAAQPNGTPAYALEGSVFVAGAVVQWLRDGLGAFTHSHEIERLALSVPDSGGVTFVPAFTGLGAPYWDANARGTITGLSRGSTMAHIARAALESIAYQSTALLEAMSLDALQSGAPPLNELRVDGGASQNNLLMQFQADLLGIPVVRPTLIETTALGAAYLAGLGAGVYQNTDELQQLWQIDRVFEPQIDRQEAQQHMQRWHQAITQTCA, from the coding sequence ATGACTTATTTACTTGCACTTGACCAAGGAACATCTAGCTCTAGAGCTATTGTATTTGACCAACAAGGTCAGATTATTAGTTCGGCCCAACAAGAGTTCCCACAAATTTACCCTCAATCCGGCTGGGTAGAGCATGACCCTTTGGCGATTTGGTCCAGCCAGCTCAGTACTGCTCAACTCGCATTAAAACAACAGCAGATTCCTGCCCATCAGATCAAAGCGATTGGAATTACGAATCAACGAGAAACCACTCTGCTGTGGGATAAGCGTAATGGGAAACCTATACATAACGCCATTGTCTGGCAAGATCGTCGCTCGGAATCCCTCTGCCAACGTTTACGCTCTGCAGGCCATGAGAAATCTGTCTTAGAGAAAACCGGATTACGAATAGACGCCTACTTTTCTGCCACCAAAATCGCTTGGTTATTTGAACAAAAACCGGAGCTCTACGATCTGGCCGACCAAGGGCACCTTGCCTTTGGTACAGTAGATAGCTGGCTAATCTGGCAGCTATCAAAAGGTAACTCGCATTGCACAGATGTGAGTAACGCCTCTCGTACCTTATTATTTAATATACATACTCAGCAATGGGACTCGGATCTACTGCGTCTCTTTAATATCCCTGCGTCAATTCTACCCACCGTGCAAAGCTCCAGCAGTCACTTTGGTATGTGCGATGCGGATTTTCTTGGGCATCGCATACCCATCACTGGCGTCGCAGGCGATCAACAAAGCGCCCTGTTCGGTCAAGCTTGTTTCGAGCCAGGGATGGCTAAAAACACCTATGGCACGGGTTGCTTTATGCTGATGCATACGGGCAGTATTATTCAGCAATCAAGTAATGGCCTTATTAGCACATGTGCAGCACAACCTAACGGGACTCCAGCTTACGCCCTAGAAGGCAGCGTATTTGTGGCTGGCGCTGTGGTGCAGTGGTTACGTGATGGTCTAGGCGCCTTTACACATAGCCATGAGATTGAACGTCTCGCCCTAAGTGTCCCAGACTCTGGCGGCGTCACCTTTGTACCGGCATTTACGGGGCTTGGTGCACCGTACTGGGATGCGAATGCGCGCGGTACGATTACAGGATTGAGTCGCGGCAGTACCATGGCACACATTGCCCGTGCTGCATTAGAAAGCATTGCCTACCAAAGTACAGCCCTGCTAGAGGCCATGAGTTTAGACGCCCTTCAATCTGGCGCCCCACCACTTAACGAGTTACGTGTGGATGGGGGAGCAAGCCAAAACAATCTATTAATGCAGTTTCAAGCCGACTTATTAGGCATTCCGGTTGTTCGACCAACATTAATTGAAACAACGGCGTTGGGTGCAGCCTATTTAGCAGGCTTAGGCGCTGGCGTCTATCAAAACACCGATGAGTTACAGCAGCTTTGGCAGATTGATCGCGTGTTTGAGCCACAAATTGATAGACAAGAAGCCCAACAACATATGCAACGCTGGCATCAAGCCATCACCCAAACCTGTGCTTAA
- the cadR gene encoding Cd(II)/Pb(II)-responsive transcriptional regulator has product MKIGELASQTLCPTETIRYYEKIGLLPEAYRDSNNYRQYHEVHVERLRFIRNCRSLDMTHEEIRNLLAIMDAPQQTCEPVTDIIATHLQHVDIRIKELQQLRQQLQQLQHACAHEGTAEDCGILDRISNMTPLPVNETHLG; this is encoded by the coding sequence ATGAAAATAGGCGAACTCGCATCACAGACCCTCTGTCCTACAGAAACCATTCGCTATTATGAAAAAATTGGTTTACTACCTGAGGCGTACAGAGATAGTAATAATTATCGGCAATACCATGAGGTTCATGTAGAACGTCTGCGTTTTATACGTAACTGTCGCAGTTTAGATATGACTCACGAAGAGATTCGTAATTTATTAGCTATCATGGATGCGCCTCAACAAACCTGTGAACCCGTCACGGATATTATTGCGACTCATTTACAGCACGTAGATATACGTATTAAAGAATTACAACAGCTACGCCAACAATTGCAGCAGTTACAACACGCCTGCGCTCACGAAGGCACAGCCGAAGACTGTGGTATTTTAGATCGCATCAGCAATATGACACCGCTACCTGTGAACGAAACGCATTTGGGTTAA
- a CDS encoding TM2 domain-containing protein, whose protein sequence is MRNIALAIGVFVVLLVALSFGEKLGTELFSWISSFTGWAFHNLQDVTLAVQHYIAMNWAKVLIALLLTLPISYWISQRHTSEEAGHSRQNRRKIAIFLAFFLGWLGAHRFYVGQIGWGLFYLILFYIFAPLVILVSWIDALRYLLMSDEDFALRL, encoded by the coding sequence ATGCGTAACATTGCGTTAGCCATTGGTGTTTTTGTTGTTCTTCTCGTGGCCTTAAGTTTTGGAGAAAAACTAGGCACTGAGCTTTTCTCATGGATTTCTTCATTTACTGGTTGGGCTTTTCACAACCTACAAGATGTGACGTTAGCTGTACAACATTACATCGCAATGAACTGGGCCAAGGTACTCATTGCCCTACTTTTGACCCTTCCTATCAGCTACTGGATTAGTCAGCGCCACACCAGCGAAGAAGCTGGCCATTCAAGACAAAACCGCAGAAAAATTGCTATTTTTCTTGCTTTTTTCCTTGGTTGGCTTGGCGCTCATCGATTTTATGTAGGTCAAATAGGCTGGGGGCTTTTTTACTTGATACTATTCTACATTTTTGCCCCTCTGGTCATACTAGTCAGCTGGATTGACGCCCTACGTTATTTACTCATGAGTGACGAAGACTTTGCATTACGTCTATAA
- a CDS encoding SulP family inorganic anion transporter encodes MIALLEAKRAGLLARKHWMSNCIAGIIVGVVALPLGMAFAIASGVSPEQGIYTAIVAGLAVSILGGSRVQIAGPTGAFIVILAAVVAQHGVEGLQIATLMAGGILLVLGFARMGAVIKFIPAPVIVGFTAGIGVIIWVGQWKDFFGLPAVTGQHFHEKFWQLIHAFPQMDLMTTFIAVVSLLIVIYAPRIPRMERVPGPLVALIVLTTAQAIFQFPSVSTIGTAFGEIPRGLPSFHLPDITLSRMVELIGPAFAIAMLGAIESLLSAVVADGMTNTRHHSNQELIGQGVANILSPLFGGIAATGAIARTATNVRNGGNSPIAGIVHVVVLVLVLVVLAPLAVNIPLATLAAILFMVAWNMSQLKLVVDTLRGAPKADVVILLVTFGLTVFADLVVAVNIGVVLAMLHFLKRMADSVRVERQDAKTLKREFSLDGVTVPNHVAVLTVEGPFFFAAVDPFERALEQLDESVHTVIIRLHHVPFADGTALAALDKAISVYQKKEVRVMLSEVNPSIRRKLNRMGVTKKVGAHAIHDSIPSAMASIEHEEQVAAEDVVAETIKTSRA; translated from the coding sequence ATGATCGCCTTACTTGAGGCTAAACGGGCTGGGCTATTGGCACGTAAACATTGGATGTCTAATTGTATCGCGGGCATTATTGTAGGGGTGGTCGCCTTACCTTTGGGGATGGCCTTTGCCATTGCCTCGGGAGTTAGTCCAGAGCAAGGGATATATACTGCTATTGTTGCGGGTTTAGCTGTATCCATATTGGGAGGGAGCCGTGTTCAGATAGCAGGCCCTACAGGGGCTTTTATTGTTATTTTGGCTGCGGTAGTGGCTCAACATGGTGTAGAGGGGCTGCAGATAGCCACCTTGATGGCTGGGGGCATTTTATTGGTCTTAGGTTTTGCCCGAATGGGTGCTGTCATTAAGTTTATCCCTGCTCCTGTGATTGTAGGATTTACAGCTGGAATTGGTGTCATTATTTGGGTGGGGCAATGGAAAGACTTCTTTGGCTTACCAGCGGTAACAGGGCAACATTTTCACGAAAAATTTTGGCAGCTAATTCACGCTTTCCCACAGATGGATTTGATGACCACTTTCATTGCAGTCGTGTCATTATTAATTGTGATTTACGCCCCCCGCATTCCTCGGATGGAGAGGGTGCCTGGCCCTTTAGTTGCTTTGATTGTATTGACTACGGCACAAGCTATTTTCCAGTTTCCCTCTGTCTCGACCATCGGTACCGCTTTTGGTGAAATTCCTCGTGGCTTACCTAGTTTTCACTTACCGGATATTACGCTAAGCCGCATGGTTGAGCTTATAGGACCTGCCTTTGCGATCGCGATGCTGGGTGCGATTGAGTCATTACTTTCGGCAGTAGTGGCAGATGGAATGACAAATACACGCCATCACTCTAATCAAGAGTTAATAGGTCAAGGAGTCGCTAATATACTATCGCCCCTGTTTGGGGGGATTGCCGCAACAGGGGCCATTGCTCGTACAGCAACAAACGTGCGTAATGGCGGAAATAGTCCTATTGCTGGCATTGTGCATGTAGTTGTTTTAGTGCTTGTTTTGGTGGTTTTGGCACCATTAGCCGTAAATATTCCGTTGGCCACCTTAGCTGCCATTTTATTTATGGTGGCATGGAATATGAGTCAACTTAAGTTAGTCGTAGATACCTTACGTGGTGCTCCTAAGGCCGATGTAGTGATTTTATTAGTCACTTTTGGATTGACTGTGTTTGCTGATTTGGTCGTTGCCGTTAATATTGGTGTGGTTCTTGCCATGTTGCATTTTTTAAAGCGTATGGCCGATAGTGTGCGTGTTGAGCGTCAGGATGCGAAGACATTAAAGCGAGAGTTTAGTCTTGATGGGGTAACGGTTCCAAATCATGTCGCTGTATTAACAGTAGAGGGACCTTTCTTTTTTGCTGCTGTTGATCCCTTTGAGCGAGCCCTAGAGCAACTCGATGAGTCGGTGCATACCGTCATTATTCGATTGCACCATGTTCCTTTTGCTGATGGGACGGCATTAGCAGCCTTAGATAAGGCGATTAGTGTGTACCAGAAAAAAGAGGTCCGAGTCATGCTGTCCGAGGTTAATCCTAGTATTCGACGTAAGTTAAACCGTATGGGGGTCACTAAAAAAGTAGGGGCTCATGCTATTCATGATTCAATTCCTAGCGCAATGGCTAGTATTGAGCATGAGGAACAGGTTGCTGCTGAAGACGTCGTTGCAGAGACGATAAAAACAAGTCGGGCGTAA
- a CDS encoding lipoyl protein ligase domain-containing protein — MTKTLHYVYNYLAAPQHNECDEVLFDLAAHAPQAMIWQGSTGLVVPRSYAQDASFIQCQTELRQQGWPISVRQSGGGVVPQGPGIWNLSLAWRQYGRPLDLAEQAYIQLCTPIQQALADCGLSSSTQAVQGSFCDGRFNLAVLHQGVNKKIVGTAQVWKRIKAPDTLTYPKRKPGDPKDWHVVLAHALILVNVDLALVTHQANQVEKALGRNTRYQAQRICDLSRLGITPDLFLSSLQRRLQQQPVPHAQY, encoded by the coding sequence GTGACGAAGACTTTGCATTACGTCTATAACTATTTAGCAGCACCTCAACACAACGAGTGTGATGAGGTGCTATTTGACTTAGCTGCACATGCACCACAGGCGATGATCTGGCAAGGAAGTACAGGTTTAGTTGTCCCTCGTTCCTATGCCCAAGATGCCTCTTTTATTCAGTGCCAAACAGAGCTACGTCAACAGGGCTGGCCCATTAGCGTGCGCCAATCAGGCGGTGGAGTTGTGCCACAAGGCCCTGGCATTTGGAATCTCAGTCTGGCATGGCGCCAATATGGTCGTCCCCTTGATTTAGCAGAGCAAGCATATATACAGCTTTGCACACCAATCCAACAGGCTTTAGCTGATTGCGGTCTCTCAAGCAGCACACAAGCGGTACAAGGCTCATTTTGTGACGGGCGTTTTAATCTGGCTGTCTTACATCAAGGAGTAAACAAAAAAATCGTAGGAACTGCACAAGTTTGGAAGCGCATAAAAGCGCCTGACACCTTGACCTACCCAAAAAGAAAACCGGGCGACCCAAAGGACTGGCACGTTGTCTTAGCCCATGCCTTAATTTTAGTAAATGTAGATCTTGCCCTAGTGACCCACCAAGCAAACCAAGTAGAAAAAGCCTTAGGTCGCAACACACGTTATCAAGCACAACGCATCTGCGACCTATCTCGCTTAGGCATTACGCCCGACTTGTTTTTATCGTCTCTGCAACGACGTCTTCAGCAGCAACCTGTTCCTCATGCTCAATACTAG
- the motA gene encoding flagellar motor stator protein MotA, translated as MFIILGYLIVFFSVFGSFVALGGSLGALYQPFELLLIGGAAAGAYFAASSGRSISLLIKAIGTAVKSSPYNKALYMELLSLLYALLNKARRDGMMAIESDIEDPKQSAIFTAYPTILRDNMLIEFICDYMRIMISGNMSAFEIESLMDQEIDSLHQERSIPADALHSVADALPAFGIVAAVLGVIKALASVDQPPAILADLISKAMVGTFLGILLAYGFVAPLAQVIDGRNNAAVKVLECIKVTLLANLNGYPPPLAVEFGRKVLFTAERPSFIELEEHVRQSRASANK; from the coding sequence GTGTTTATAATTCTTGGTTATTTAATTGTATTTTTCTCGGTATTTGGCAGCTTTGTTGCCTTGGGCGGCTCATTGGGCGCGCTATACCAACCGTTTGAACTCTTATTGATCGGAGGGGCAGCGGCTGGAGCCTATTTTGCGGCAAGCAGTGGGCGCTCTATTAGTTTACTTATTAAGGCAATAGGCACGGCGGTAAAAAGCTCCCCTTATAATAAAGCCTTATACATGGAGCTATTAAGTCTATTGTATGCGTTACTTAATAAGGCGCGTCGAGACGGGATGATGGCGATCGAGTCGGATATCGAGGATCCAAAACAAAGTGCTATTTTTACCGCATATCCAACTATCTTACGCGATAATATGTTGATTGAATTCATCTGTGACTACATGCGTATTATGATCAGTGGAAACATGAGTGCATTTGAAATTGAGTCGCTTATGGATCAAGAGATTGATAGTCTACACCAAGAACGCTCTATCCCCGCTGATGCGCTACATTCAGTGGCAGATGCTTTGCCAGCCTTCGGTATTGTGGCGGCGGTTCTAGGGGTGATTAAAGCATTAGCGTCTGTGGATCAGCCCCCGGCAATTTTAGCTGACTTGATCTCTAAAGCGATGGTAGGTACTTTTTTAGGTATTTTACTTGCCTACGGCTTTGTGGCGCCTTTAGCCCAAGTCATTGATGGTCGTAATAATGCGGCAGTGAAAGTACTCGAATGTATCAAAGTCACGCTACTCGCGAATTTAAATGGATACCCTCCTCCTTTAGCCGTTGAATTTGGACGCAAAGTTCTATTCACTGCAGAGAGACCTTCGTTTATCGAACTCGAGGAACATGTACGCCAATCACGTGCAAGTGCTAATAAGTAA